Genomic DNA from Sphingobium sp. V4:
GCCCGCGTGAACTGGTCGAAGGATGGGCGGACGCTCTATGTCCAGCGCGAGAGCCGGGACCAGAAGCGGCTCGACCTGCTCGCTGTCGATCCCGCGACCGGCAAGGCGAAGGTGGTACTGACCGAGACGGCGAAGAACTGGATCAACCTGTCCAACAACTTCCGCCCGCTGAATGATGGCAGCTTTCTCTGGTGGTCGGAAAAGAGCGGTCATGGCCATATTTATCGCGTCAGGGACGCCAAATGGACGGCGCTGACCGGCGGCGACTGGGAGGTCCGCGACGTGGTCGGCGTGGACGAGGCCAAGGGGCTGGTCTATTTCACCGGCAATCGCGAAACGCCGCTGGAACAGCAACTCTATGTGACGTCACTTGGCAAGCCTGGTCCTGCGCGTGCGCTGACTGCCAAGGGCTGGTGGAACGACGCCGTCATGGACGGGGCGGCCAGCCGGGCGGTGGTGACGCGCCAGAATAGCGACCAGCCCAAGCAGGTCTACCTGGCCGACAGTGGCGGCAAGCGGTTGCAATGGCTGTCCGAAAATGCGCTGACGGGCAGCCATCCCTATGCCCCCTATGTCGCCGGCCATGTGAAGACGACATTCGGAACGGTGAAGGCGGCGGATGGGACGACGCTTTATACGAAGATCATGACCCCGCCGATCGAGCCGGGCAAACGCTATCCCGTGTTCATGATCCATTATGGCGGTCCCGGCGGCGGGCGTCAGGTCACGAACACATGGTCCGGCGCGCTCAACCAATATCTGGTCGACCGGGGCTGGATCGTCTTTGCCATCGACAATCGCGGCACGCCCGATCGCGGCAAGGCGTTCGAGGATCATCTCTACCGCGCCATGGGCACGGTCGAGGTCGAGGACCAGTTGAAGGGTGTCGAATGGCTGAAGGACCAGCCCTATGTCGATCCGAAGCGGATCGCTACCTATGGCTGGTCCTATGGGGGCTATATGTCGCTCAAGCTGCTGGAAAAGGCGCCGGGCGTCTTCGCGGCGGCGGTGGCAGGTGCGCCGGTGACCAAGTGGCAACTCTACGACACCCATTATACAGAGCGCTATCTGGGCCGGCCGCAGGACAGGCCGAGCGCTTATCCGGCGTCGGGTGCGATCGATGAGGCCGCGAAGATCACCGATCCGCTGTTGCTGATCCATGGCATGTCCGACGATAATGTCGTGTTCGACAATGCCACCGCACTGATGGCGAAGATGCAGGGCGCGGCGGTGCCGTTCGAGATGATGGCCTATCCCGGCCAGACCCACCGCGTCGGCGGGCCGGGCATCAGCGTCCATCTGTGGCGCACGATCGGGCGATTTCTGGCTGCCCATGCCGGCGGGCCGGACGCAGACTGACGGGTAGGGCTATCGCCAGGCGTGGAAGATCGCCCGGCGATAGCGGTCCTTGCGCCGGACCGGCATCGCCCATTTGCGCCAGCCCTTGTTGTCCAGCGCTGCCGGCGTCACATGAAACCGGGAATAGCCAAATCTCGCGGAGGGCGAGGATGTAATCAACGCTGGGGCAGGGGTGGCAGCGGCATTGACTGCATCAACTGAAGATCCGGTGGTGTGAGGAGGGGGGGAAGGGTTGGTCGGGGCTTGAGCGGTAATCTGCGCGCTATCGGGCCGGCAAGCCCTTCTTTCTGGACAAACGCCGCAGTATCGCTATGGCCCGCACTCCGCAATATTGCATTGGAGTGGAGACTTTAGTCATGGGTTACAAGGTCGTCGTCGTTGGTGCCACCGGTAATGTGGGCCGCGAGATGCTGACCATTCTCGCTGAGCGCGAGTTCCCTATTGACGAGATCGCGGCGGTCGCATCGCCCCGGTCGCACGGCACCGACGTCGATTTCGGTGACACCGGCAAGACGCTCAAATGCAAGAATATCGAGCATTTCGACTTCACCGGCTGGGACATCGCCCTGTTCGCCGCCGGCTCCGGCCCGACCGCCGAATATGCGCCCAAGGCTGCTGCGGCCGGCTGCGTCGTGATCGACAATTCGTCGCTCTATCGCATGGACCCGGACGTGCCGCTGATCGTGCCCGAAGTTAACCCGGACGCGATCGACGGCTATACGAAGAAAAACATCATCGCGAACCCGAACTGCTCGACCGCGCAGATGGTCGTTGCCCTGAAGCCGCTTCATGACGCGGCGAAGATCAAGCGCGTCGTCGTCGCGACCTACCAGTCGGTGTCCGGCGCGGGCAAGGCGGGCATGGACGAACTGTTCGAACAGTCGCGCAACATCTTCGTCGGCGACCCGGCCGAACCCAAGAAGTTCACCAAGCAGATCGCCTTCAACGTGATCCCGCATATCGACGTTTTCCTGGATGATGGTTCGACCAAGGAAGAATGGAAGATGGTCGCGGAGACCAAGAAGATCCTCGATCCGAAGGTCAAGGTCACGGCGACCTGCGTGCGCGTGCCGGTGTTCGTCGGTCACTCCGAAGCGCTGAACATCGAGTTCGAGAACGAGATTTCGGCCAAGGAAGCTCAGGACATTCTCCGCGAAGCGCCGGGCGTGATGCTCGTCGACAAGCGCGAGGATGGCGGTTACGTCACCCCGGTCGAATGCGTCGGCGACTATGCGACCTTTATCAGCCGCGTGCGGGAGGATTCGACGGTCGATAACGGCCTGTCGCTCTGGTGCGTCAGCGACAATCTCCGCAAGGGCGCGGCGCTGAATGCGGTGCAGATTGCCGAACTGCTGGGCCGCCGTCATCTCAAGAAGGGTTAAGTCGCCCCGATGACCTCTGGTGCTGTCGCGATTTGGAAGGCTCTTCCGATCGCGCAGCGCCGGATGATCCTGTTGCTGCTGGCCGCGATCGGCCTCGCCAATCTCGCACAGCCCTATCCCGATCTCGCGCCGCTCCAGCATGGCCCGACGGTCGGGCTGATTTTGGCCGCGCCATGGCTGCTGCGGCGCTGGCCGCTCTCCACCACCGCCTTTGCCTGCATCTGGCTGTTCCTGCTGCTTCACACTGTCGGCGCGCGCTGGATCTACAGCTATGTGCCCTATGACGAATGGGCGCGGGCGGTGAGCGGGCAGGATCTATCCAGCCTCTTCGGCATGACCCGCAACGGCTATGATCGACTGGTTCATCTTGCTTTCGGTGCGTTGCTGACCTTGCCGGTCGCAGAAAGCGCGTGGCGGCATGGCGGGTTGTCGCGATGCTGGAGCCTGGCCTTCGCCTTCGCTGCCATCGGCCTGGGCAGCGCGGCCTATGAGATATTCGAATGGTTGCTGACCATCGTCGCCGCCGGCGAGACGGCGGACTATTATAATGGCCAGCAGGGCGATGTGTGGGACGCGCAGAAGGATATGGCGGCCGCACAGGTCGGCAGCGCGGTCGCGCTCATCGCGCTCTTGCGCCGCCGGGAATGACGCCATATCGGCAAGCCGACCCTGTCCGACAAGGAAATGCGCCGATGACCGACCTGCCGATCCAACGCCATGACATCAAAGGCCGGGATGGGCTGCCGATCGCGGTGCATGTCGTGGGCAAGGGCCGCGATCTCGTTCTGATCCATGGCTATTTCTCCAATGCCTGGACCAACTGGATTCGATACGGCCATGCCGCCCGGTTGGTGGAGGCAGGCTTTCGCCTGATCCTGCCGGACCTGCGCGGTCATGGTGAAAGCGCCAAGCCGCATGACGCCGCCGCCTATCCGCCCGATGCGCTGACCGACGACAATCTGGCGCTGGTGGAACAGATGGATCTGACCGACTATGATCTGGGCGGCTATTCCCTTGGCGCGCGGACGACGGTGCGGATGCTGGCGCGGGGGGCAACGCCGCGCCGCGTGATCCTGGCCGGGATGGGGCTGCGCGGCCTTGTCAGGACGCTGGACAAGGGCGGCTATTACAAGAATGTGCTGACCAACCTGGGCACGTTCGAGCGGGGCACGTCGGAGTGGATGACCGAAGCGTTCCTCAAGACCACCAAGGGCGATCCGGTGGCGATGCTCAACATCCTCAACACCTTCGTCGATACGCCCGAAGATGTGATCGCTCGCTTCCAGCAGCCAACCGAAATAATTTGCGGCGCCGACGATCAGGACAATGGCATTGCGCAGGAACTGGCTGAAACTTTGCCCAATGGTCGCTATGTCGAAATTCCTGGCAACCATATGAATGCGGTCACGCGCAAGGAACTGGGGCAGGCTATGGTCGATTTCCTGACAGCTTGACTGTATCGCCTGACCAAGTCAGCTTCCCCGCATAAACAGATCAGGGGAACCCCATGAAAATCGCACTCTCGCTGGCCGCTCTTGCGGCCGCCCTCGTTGCTTCGCCGGCGGCGGCGCAGCAGGCGCCGACGGCGGCCGACGCCGAAGCCTTCCTCGCCAAGGCGGAGAAGAGCCTGTTCGACCAGTCCATCATCAGCGGTCGCGCGCAGTGGATCAATGCGACCTACATCACCGACGACACCGACGCGATCGCATCCTATTTCGGCGCGATCGACACGAAGATGCGGGTCGATTATGCGCTGGACGCGGCGAAATATGCTGCCGCGCCCGGCCTGTCGGAGGAGACGAAGCGCCGCCTGACATTGCTGCGTACCGCACTGACCCTACCCGCACCGACGACGCCCGGAGCGGCCGAGCAGCTCAACGATCTCGCGACCAGGCTCCAGTCCGCCTACGGCAAGGGCAAGGGAACGCTGAAGGGGCAGCCGATCAACGGCAGCGACATCGAAGAACAGATGGGGGAGAATCGCAACCCCGAAGAGCTGAAGGAAATGTGGGTCAGCTGGCATGATAATGTCGGCGCGCCGATGCGGCAGGATTATGCGAGGCTGGTCGGCATCGCCAATGCCGGGGCGAAGGAACTGGGCTTTGCCGATACAGGCGCGATGTGGCGGTCCAAATATGACATGCCGGCCGATGATTTTGCTCGGCTGACCGACAAGATCTGGGCGGAGGTCAAGCCGCTCTATGACGAACTTCACTGCTATACCCGTACCAAGCTCAACGAGAAATATGGCGATGCCGTGCAGCCGAAAGCCGGCCCGATCCGCGCCGACCTGCTGGGCAATATGTGGGCGCAGGAATGGGGCAATATCTACGATATCGTCGCGCCTGCGGGCGCGGGTGACCTGGGCTATGACGTCACCGACCTGCTCAAGACCAAGGCCTATGATCCGGTCAGGATGGTGAAGGCGGGCGAGGGCTTCTATAGCTCGCTCGGCTTCGATCCGCTGCCGCAGAGCTTCTGGGAACGGTCGCAGATCGTGAAGCCTCAGGACCGCGAAGTGGTCTGCCATGCGTCCGCCTGGGATCTGGACAACAAGAACGACATCCGCATCAAGATGTGCACGAAGGTGAATGGCGACGATTTCGTAACGATCCATCACGAGCTGGGCCACAATTATTACCAGCGCGCCTATCAGGTCCAGAAGCCGCTGTATCTGGACGGTGCCAATGATGGCTTTCATGAGGCGATCGGCGATTTCGTGGCGCTATCCATCACCCCCGACTATCTGGTGAAGATCGGGCTGCTCGATCCGGTAAAGGTGCCGGGAACGGACAAGGATCTGGGCCTGCTGCTCCGCCAGGCAATGGACAAGGTGGCGTTCCTGCCCTTCGGCCTCCTGATCGACAAATGGCGCTGGGGCGTGTTTGATGGGTCGATCCCGGAAAGTCAGTATGAAAAGGCCTGGACCGACCTGCGGCTCCAATATCAGGGCATCGTCCCGCCGGTGTCCCGCGATGAGACGAAATTCGACGCCGGGGGCAAATATCATATCCCCGGTAATACGCCCTATACGCGCTACTTCCTCGCGCGTGTGCTCCAGTTCCAATTCTATGCCGCCGCGTGTCGACAGGCCGGCTGGAAGGGGCCGCTGCATCGCTGCTCCTTCTACGGTGACAAGAAGGTGGGGGCGAAGCTGAACGCGATGCTGGAGATGGGAGCATCGAAACCCTGGCCCGATGCGCTGGAGGCGTTCACCGGAAGCCGTGAGATGTCGGGCAAGGCGCTCGTCAATTACTTCGCGCCACTCCAGAAGTGGTTGATCGAACAGAATAAAGGCAAGTCTTGCGGCTGGTAAGTCCGAGTATATCTTGGTAAACGGCTGACGCATGAGCGTGTCAGCCGTCATCCTTTCTCTCCTTTTCGGCACCAGCATCGTCATGGCGATCGCCATGGCGGTGGCCTGGCTGCATTTTGGTCGCCAGAAGCATGTCCTGACTTGGACGGCCTCCTATGCGGTCGCGGTGCTGCAATGGCTGGCCAATGCGGGGGGCTATTTCCTTCAGAATCGTCCGCTGTTCGTGATTGCCGGCATCGGCTTGGTGACGAGCGCGACGCTGCTGGCGATCGGCATCCGGCAAAGGTCCGGGCGACTGGTGTCGATCCGGCTTTTCGCCATTCCGGCGTTGCTGGCGATCGTCGCCACGGCCATCGCCATTTCACCGATCGGCAGCCAGGTGATGCAGGGCATGATCACGCCCGCCTATGTGGGCGTGCTGATGGCGATCAGCGCCGCGTCGCTCT
This window encodes:
- a CDS encoding S9 family peptidase, with product MPPYLKGSAALGALLLIPVIPVHAQERLTLERVFASPDLAGPQPRALKLSPDGSLVTLLKPRAEEKERLDLWAIDSRIGAERMLVDSKKTGTGAELSEAEKMQRERDRSVAGSTGITSYDWSPDGKSVLVPVDGDLYLAGLDGNVKRLTDTPDGELNGVVSPKGGFVSFVRGGNLFVQPIDGAERQVTQGASETVNWGVAEFVAQEEMDRRTGYWWSPDDSRIAVARVDEGPVGIVTRTAIGGEGTKVYQQRYPAAGTPNAVVDLYVLKPDGSAQVKVDLGSDTDIYLARVNWSKDGRTLYVQRESRDQKRLDLLAVDPATGKAKVVLTETAKNWINLSNNFRPLNDGSFLWWSEKSGHGHIYRVRDAKWTALTGGDWEVRDVVGVDEAKGLVYFTGNRETPLEQQLYVTSLGKPGPARALTAKGWWNDAVMDGAASRAVVTRQNSDQPKQVYLADSGGKRLQWLSENALTGSHPYAPYVAGHVKTTFGTVKAADGTTLYTKIMTPPIEPGKRYPVFMIHYGGPGGGRQVTNTWSGALNQYLVDRGWIVFAIDNRGTPDRGKAFEDHLYRAMGTVEVEDQLKGVEWLKDQPYVDPKRIATYGWSYGGYMSLKLLEKAPGVFAAAVAGAPVTKWQLYDTHYTERYLGRPQDRPSAYPASGAIDEAAKITDPLLLIHGMSDDNVVFDNATALMAKMQGAAVPFEMMAYPGQTHRVGGPGISVHLWRTIGRFLAAHAGGPDAD
- a CDS encoding aspartate-semialdehyde dehydrogenase translates to MGYKVVVVGATGNVGREMLTILAEREFPIDEIAAVASPRSHGTDVDFGDTGKTLKCKNIEHFDFTGWDIALFAAGSGPTAEYAPKAAAAGCVVIDNSSLYRMDPDVPLIVPEVNPDAIDGYTKKNIIANPNCSTAQMVVALKPLHDAAKIKRVVVATYQSVSGAGKAGMDELFEQSRNIFVGDPAEPKKFTKQIAFNVIPHIDVFLDDGSTKEEWKMVAETKKILDPKVKVTATCVRVPVFVGHSEALNIEFENEISAKEAQDILREAPGVMLVDKREDGGYVTPVECVGDYATFISRVREDSTVDNGLSLWCVSDNLRKGAALNAVQIAELLGRRHLKKG
- a CDS encoding DUF2238 domain-containing protein, whose amino-acid sequence is MTSGAVAIWKALPIAQRRMILLLLAAIGLANLAQPYPDLAPLQHGPTVGLILAAPWLLRRWPLSTTAFACIWLFLLLHTVGARWIYSYVPYDEWARAVSGQDLSSLFGMTRNGYDRLVHLAFGALLTLPVAESAWRHGGLSRCWSLAFAFAAIGLGSAAYEIFEWLLTIVAAGETADYYNGQQGDVWDAQKDMAAAQVGSAVALIALLRRRE
- a CDS encoding alpha/beta fold hydrolase; the protein is MTDLPIQRHDIKGRDGLPIAVHVVGKGRDLVLIHGYFSNAWTNWIRYGHAARLVEAGFRLILPDLRGHGESAKPHDAAAYPPDALTDDNLALVEQMDLTDYDLGGYSLGARTTVRMLARGATPRRVILAGMGLRGLVRTLDKGGYYKNVLTNLGTFERGTSEWMTEAFLKTTKGDPVAMLNILNTFVDTPEDVIARFQQPTEIICGADDQDNGIAQELAETLPNGRYVEIPGNHMNAVTRKELGQAMVDFLTA
- a CDS encoding M2 family metallopeptidase, whose protein sequence is MKIALSLAALAAALVASPAAAQQAPTAADAEAFLAKAEKSLFDQSIISGRAQWINATYITDDTDAIASYFGAIDTKMRVDYALDAAKYAAAPGLSEETKRRLTLLRTALTLPAPTTPGAAEQLNDLATRLQSAYGKGKGTLKGQPINGSDIEEQMGENRNPEELKEMWVSWHDNVGAPMRQDYARLVGIANAGAKELGFADTGAMWRSKYDMPADDFARLTDKIWAEVKPLYDELHCYTRTKLNEKYGDAVQPKAGPIRADLLGNMWAQEWGNIYDIVAPAGAGDLGYDVTDLLKTKAYDPVRMVKAGEGFYSSLGFDPLPQSFWERSQIVKPQDREVVCHASAWDLDNKNDIRIKMCTKVNGDDFVTIHHELGHNYYQRAYQVQKPLYLDGANDGFHEAIGDFVALSITPDYLVKIGLLDPVKVPGTDKDLGLLLRQAMDKVAFLPFGLLIDKWRWGVFDGSIPESQYEKAWTDLRLQYQGIVPPVSRDETKFDAGGKYHIPGNTPYTRYFLARVLQFQFYAAACRQAGWKGPLHRCSFYGDKKVGAKLNAMLEMGASKPWPDALEAFTGSREMSGKALVNYFAPLQKWLIEQNKGKSCGW